The genomic segment ACCAGATCGCCGGTCGGGAGACCCACAAGATCCAGGACCAGTGGGCGGCCGGCGAGCGGGACCCCGGGGTCTTCGAGCCCGGTCAGGGCTTCGCGATCATCCACATCCCGAAGCTCGACATCGTCGCGCCCATCGCCGAGGGCACCAGCAAGGAGAAGGTGCTCGACAGGGGCATGGTCGGCCACTACGGCGAGGGCTCGCTGAAGACCGCGATGCCCTCGGCGCCCCAGGGCAACTTCGCGCTGGCCGGACACCGCAACACCCATGGTGAGCCGTTCCGTTACATCAACAAGCTGAGCCCGGGCGACAAGGTCGTGGTCGAGACCCAGGACGCCTACTACACGTACGAGATGACGAAGACGCTGCCGCAGACCTCGCCGTCCAACGTGTCGGTGATCAGTCCGGTGCCTCCCGGGTCCGGATTCACGGGGCCCGGCCGCTACATCACCCTGACGACCTGTACGCCGGAATTCACCAGTACCTACCGCCTGATCGTGTGGGGCAAGATGGTCGACGAGCGGCCTCGGAGCAAGGGCAAGCCCGACGCTCTCCTGGACTGACGACAGCGCGCTCGCGGGCGGAACCCTCCCGGCGGCGGACAACCCCACGACAAGGGACGGTTGCGGTGGTAACGAGGACCGAGCACGAGGCGCGGGCCGACGAACCCGCTCCGCCCCTCGCGGCGGAGCCGGTCCGGCGCCATGTGGTCGCGGCGGCCGTCAGCGTCTTCGGTGAACTCCTCATCACCGCGGGGCTGGTGCTCGGTCTCTTCGTCGTGTACTCCCTGTGGTGGACGAACGTGGTCGCCGACCACGAGGCCGACAAGCAGAGCCACGCCGTCCGCGACGGCTGGAAGGCGGCCACCGGACCGGGAGCGCTGGACATGGAGGGCGGCATCGGCTTCCTGCACGTACCCGCCATGAAGAACGGTGAGGTGCTGGTCAGGAAGGGCACCGACACCTCCATCCTCAACGACGGCGTCGCCGGCTACTACACCGACCCGATCGCGGCCGCGCTGCCGTCCGCGGCCCGGGGGAACTTCACGCTCGCCGCGCACCGGGACGGCCACGGCGCGAAGTTCCACAACATCGACAAGGTGCACACCGGTGACGCGATCGTCTTCGAGACGCAGGACACCTGGTACGTCTACAAGGTGTTCAAGACGCTCCCGGAGACCTCGAAGTACAACGTCGACGTGCTCCAGCAGGTACCGAAGGAGGCCGGCGTCACCAAGCCCGGCCGCTACATCACCCTGACGACCTGCACGCCGGTCTACACCTCGAAGTACCGCTACATCGTCTGGGGCGAGCTGCAGCGCACGGAGAAGATCGACAGCGACCGTACGCCCCCGGCCGAGCTGCGCTGACCGCAGCTCACCGCAGCGGACCGCAGCCGACCGAGGGCGGTTGGGCGCCGGTCCGGCGTGTCACCCGTAGAACATACGAAGGGGCCCGGACCACCGTGAGGTGGTCCGGGCCCCTTCGTCGTGGTGCGCGAGGGACGCGCTCCGGGACCGGATCAGCCGAAGAGGCCGTTTCCGCCGGGCCCGTTGCCGCCGCCGCCCAGCGTCTTCACGTTGACCGCGCTGCCCTTGTCGACCATCTGCCCGGGGCCCGGATCGGCGTTGAAGACCATGGCGTTGTCGTCGGACGAGCCGTCGACGCTGCCGAGCTGCAGGCCGCTCTGGGCGAGCACGGCCTTGGCGGCCGCCAGCGTCTGGTTCCTGATCTCGGGGACGGCCACCTGCTCGGGCTGCGGCGGTCCCTTGGAGACCTTCAGCACGATCTGGACGTCCTTGGCCTGCTCGGTGCTGGCCGCCGGGGACTGCTCGACCACGGTGCCCGCCGGGGACTGGGAGTCGGTCTCCGCCTGCGAGACGTTGGTGAACCCGAGACCGTTCAGCTGGCTCTGGGCCTGCTCGAACGTACGGCCCGACGTCGAGACGTCCGGCATGGAGATGAGCTTCTCCTTGGCGACGGTGATCGTCACCTCGGACTCCTTCTCGGCCTCGGAGCCGCCCTCGGGGCTCTGCTTGGTGACCGTGTCCGGCGTCGCGTCGGACTCCTCGGTCTCCACCTTGACGGTGAATCCCTTGTCCTCGAGGGCCTTGCGGGCGTTGTCCTCGGACTTCTCCGTGACGTCCGGGACCTCGACCTTGGGCGCACCGGAGGAGACGTGGACCGTGACGGTGTCGTGCTTCTGCAGTTCACCGTTGGAGGGGTCCTGGTCGCAGATCTTGCCCTTCTCCTGGTCCTCGCACGGCTTCTCGTCGCCGACCTTGAGGACCAGTTCGGAGTTGTCCGCGAGCCGTTGGGCCTCCGTGACCGTCGATCCGACCATGTTCGGTACTGCGACCGAGCCGGTGGCCTTGGTGTCGGTGAAGACGTATCGGCCGATCAGGATGGCGCCGATCAGGACGAGGACGCCGCCCAGGACGAGGAGGATCGTCGAGGTGTTGCTCTTCTTCTGGTTCTGGCGCCGCCTGCCGGGGCGGTCGTCGTAGCCGTAGCCGCCGTCGTCGGGGTTGAGCGGCGGCATCATCGACGTCTGCGGGCCGCCGGCGTTGTCCGCGGCGCGCAGGGCGGTGGTGGGCTGGTCGCCGCCGTAGCCGCCGTCGTAACCGCCGTAGCCCCCGTATCCCGCGGCGCCCATGGCGGCGGCCGCCGCGACGGGGCGGCCGTCGAGGCAGGCCTCGATGTCGGCGCGCATCTCGTCGGCGGACTGGTAGCGGTAGTCGGGGTCCTTGGTGAGCGCCTTCAGCACGATCGCGTCCATCTCGGGCGTGATCTCGGGGTCGAAGTTGCTCGGCGGCTGCGGTTCCTCGCGGACGTGCTGGTAGGCCACCGCGACGGGCGAGTCCCCGATGAAGGGCGGTCGCACCGCGAGCAGTTCGTACAGCAGGCAGCCGGTGGAGTACAGGTCGGAGCGGGCGTCGACCTGCTCGCCCTTGGCCTGCTCCGGGGAGAGGTACTGGGCGGTGCCGATGACCGCGGCGGTCTGCGTCATCGTCATGCCGGAGTCACCCATCGCACGGGCGATGCCGAAGTCCATGACCTTGACCTGGCCGGTGCGCGTCAGCATGACGTTGGCCGGCTTGATGTCGCGGTGCACGATCTGGGCGCGGTGCGAGTACTCCAGCGCCTGGAGGATGCCGACGGTCATCTCCAGGGTGCGCTCGGGCAGCAGTCTGCGGCCCGAGTGCAGGAGTTCCCGGAGCGTGGAGCCGTCCACGTACTCCATCACGATGTACGGGATCGAGACCCCGTCCACGTAGTCCTCGCCGGTGTCGTAGACAGCGACGATCGCGGGGTGATTGAGCGAGGCCGCGGACTGGGCCTCTCGGCGGAACCGGGCCTGGAAGGACGGATCGCGGGCCAGATCGGCCCGGAGCGTCTTCACGGCTACGGTGCGGCCGAGCCGGGTGTCGTGCGCGAGGTAGACCTCGGCCATGCCACCACGGCCGAGCACCGAGCCCAGCTCGTACCGGCCGCCGAGGCGACGCGGCTCTTCCATCACTGTTCCAGCCCTCTCCGTCAGTCCCGACCGCACCCGTGTGTGGTCCGGCGGTGCGCTGTTCGCGCATACGCTACCGGGCACGCGCGACGCGTTCGGCCCACACCCGTCAGCCGATATCCGACCGGTATCCCGATGTCCGGTATGACGGTCGGGCCTCGGGGCCTTGTCCGGGGCCGTCCCGCCCCTACTTGCTGTCGATGACCGCCTTCATGATGGCCTTCGCGATCGGGGCGGCCAGACCGCCACCGGAGATGTTCTCCCGGTTGGCCTTGCTGTCCGCGACCACGACCGCGACGGCGACCGGGGTGCCCTTGTCGGTCTTCGCGTACGAGATGAACCAGGCGTACGGCTTCTTGCTGTTGTTCAGGCCGTTCTCGGCGGTGCCGGTCTTGCCGCCGACGGTGACGCCGTCGATCTTGGCGGTGGTTCCCGTGCCCTTCTCGACGACGGTCTCCATCATCTGCTGGATCTTCTGGGCGTTCTCCGCCGAGACGGGCCGGCTCATCTCCTTCGGCTCGGCCGTGTCGATGGTGTCCGTGTTCGGCGCCTGCCGGGAGGCGACCATGTACGGCTGCATGAGCTTGCCGTCGTTGGCGATGGCCGAGGCCACCATGGCCATCTGGAGCGGGGTGGCGCGGTTGGAGGCCTGGCCGATGCCGGCCATGGCGCTCTGCGACGGGATGTCCTCGGGGAAGACGCTCTTGTCGGCGCGGACCGGGGTGAAGATCTCCTGGTTGAAGCCGAACTTGTCGGCTTCCTCGATCATCTTCTTGTTGCCGAGGTCGGCGCTCACCTTGCCGAAGACGCTGTTGCAGGACCAGCGCAACGCCTCACGGAGCGAGGCGTTCTCGCAGGGGATGTTGCCCTCGTTCTTGAGCGGGAGCGTGGTTCCGGGGAGTACCCAGGGGAGCGGGGACTTGGTCGGGTCGTCGATGTTGTCGTAGAGACCGTTCTCCAGGGCGGCGGCGGCGGTCACGACCTTGAACGTCGAACCCGGCGGGTAGGTCTCGCGCAGGGCCCGGTTGAGCATGGGCTGGTCCTTGTCCGCGAGGAGCTTCGCGCGGGCCTCGGAGTCCTTCTCGGAGTTGCCGGCGAAGACCGAGGGGTCGTAGGACGGCGTGCTGGCCAGGGCCAGGATGGCGCCGGTCTCCGGGTCGAGCGCGACGGCCGCGCCCTTCTGGTCGCCGAGCCCCTCGAAGGCGGCCTTCTGCGCGGCGCCGTTGAGCGTGGTGACGACGTTGCCGCCCTTCTTCTGGTCCCCGGTGAACATCGACAGGGTGCGGTTGAAGAAGAGCTGGTCGTCGTTGCCCGTGAGGATGCCGTCCTCAAGGTTCTCCAGCTGCGTGGAGTCGAAGGCCTGCGAGGAGTACCCGGTGACGGGGGCCCACATGGGCCCGTCCTTCCAGACCCGCTTGTACTTGAAGTCGCTGCCGTCCGTCTCGACGGAGCCGGTGATGGCCTTGCCGTCGACGATGATGTCGCCGCGCTCGTGGGCGTACCGCTCGATCCGGACGCGGCGGTTCTCGTCGCGCGAGTTCAGCTCGTCGGCGCGGACGTACTGGAGGTAGTTCGTACGGACCAGCAGGGCCAGGATGAGGACCCCGCAGAAGATCGCGATCCGGCGCAGAGGCTTGTTCACGGACGGACCACCTGAGTCATCTCGGCGTCGGGCGAAGGGGCGGGGGCGGGCGCCGGGCGGCGCGCGGTGTCGCTGATCCGGATGAGGATGGCGATCAGCGCCCAGTTGGCGAGCACGGACGAACCGCCGTACGCCAGGAACGGCATCGTCATGCCGCTGAGCGGGATGAGGCCCATCACACCGCCGGCGACGACGAAGACCTGGATGGCGAAGGCGCCGGAGAGACCGACCGCGAGGAGCTTGCCGAACGGGTCGCGGGCGGCGAGCGCGGTACGGATGCCGCGCTCGACGATCAGGCCGTAGACCAGCAGGACGGCCATCATCCCGGCCAGGCCCAGCTCCTCGCCGACGGTGGAGAGGATGAAGTCGGCGTTGGCGGCGAACATGATCAGGTCCGAGTGGCCCTGGCCGAGGCCGGAGCCGAGGGTGCCGCCGGAGCCGAACGACATCAGCGACTGGGCGATCTGGTCGCTCTGCGCCATCGTCTTCTCGGAGAAGGGGGCCAGCCAGGCGTCCACGCGCTGCTGGACGTGTGGCTCGAAGGTCGCGACACCGACCGCGCCCGCCGCGGACATCAGCAGACCGAAGACGATCCAGCTGGTCCGCTCGGTCGCCACGTAGAGCATGACGATGAAGAGGCCGAAGAACAGCAGTGAGGTACCGAGGTCGGTCTCGAAGACCAGGATCAGGATCGACAGCGCCCAGATCGTCAGGATCGGGCCGAGGTCACGGCCGCGGGGGAGGTACATCCCCATGAAGCGCCGGCTCGCCAAGGCCAGCGCGTCGCGCTTCACCATGAGATAGCCGGAGAAGAAGATCGCGATGAAGATCTTCGCGAATTCTCCGGGCTGGATCGAGAACGGACCCAGGCTGATCCAGATCTTCGCGCCGTTGACCTCGGGGAAGAAGATCGGCGTGATCAGCAGGACCAGCGCGACGACCATGGAGATGTACGTGTAGCGCTGGAGGACCCGGTGGTCCTTGAGCACCATCAGCACGGCGACGAAGAAGGCGACGCCGATCGCCGAGTACAGCAGCTGCTTGGGCGCGTCCGGGCTGTACGTGAACCCCATCTGCTTCGCGCGCTGGATCAGCCGCTGCGACTGGTCGAGGCGCCAGATCAGCACCAGCCCCAGGCCGTTGAGCAGGGTGGCCAGCGGCAGCAGCAGCGGATCGGCGTACGGCGCGAACTTGCGCACCACGAGGTGGGCGACGCCGCCGAGCAGGACGAGCCCGGCGCCGTAGCCGAGCATTCCGGACGGCAGCTTGCCGTCGATGGCGAGACCGACGTTGGCGTACGCGAACACCGAGATGGCGATGGCGAACACCATCATCATCAGTTCGGTGTTGCGGCGGCTCGGTGCGTCGATCGCGCCGATGGTGGTCGTGTTGGTGACAACGCTCATGGTGCTGTGGGCCCCCTACGGCCTTACTGCTTACCGCACTGCGGGACCAGCTTCTGCTCTTCCTCCGAGAGGCTGGGGCCGGGAGTGGGGGTCGCTGCGGTCGGCTTCGTCTCCTTGGTGGTCTCCTTGTCGGAGCCCGCTTCGGAGGTCTTGTCGGCGGAAGCGGCGTTGCTCTCCGCGGCCTGCTTCTCGGCCGCTCGGCGCTGAGCGTCCTTCTTGCAGGCGCTGGCCAGGGTCGACAGCTGGTCGACCTTCTTGCGGGCGTCGCTGAGGTTGCCCTCGGCGATCGTCTCCTCGACCTGCTTGCGCTGGTACGGCGGCAGGTACTTGAGTTCGATCTCCGGGTGGTCCTTCTCGACCTTCGAGAGCGAGACCCAGCCGAGGTCCTGGCTGATGCCGCGGAACAGGGCGACGTTCTCGTTCTGGGCACCCACGTAGAACTGCGTCTGCGTCCAGCGGTAGCCGCCGTACAGTCCGCCGCCGACGATCGCCAGGGCGAGCACGCAGTACAGCGACCGCTTGAGCCACCTGCGCCCGCCGGGCTTGACGAAGTCGTCCTCGGTGTACGAGTCGAAGGAGCCGTGCGGGCCGTCGCCGTAACCGGCGTCGCCGCTGCCGGGAGGGCCGAAACCGCCGGCCGGAGGCGGCACGGAGCGGCCGAGGCCGGCCGCGCGTCCCGCCGGGGTCTGCATGGCTCCGCCGTCGCTGAGCTGCGCCTGGTTCTCCGCCACCGCGCCGACGATCACCGGGGTGTCGTTGAGGTGGCCGGCCAGGGTGTCGTTGCTGTCGACGTCCAGGACGTCGGCGACGATGCAGGTGATGTTGTCCGGTCCACCGCCGCGCAGGGCGAGCTGGATGAGCTCCTGGATGGTCTCCTGGGGGCCCTGGTAGCTGGCGAGCGTCTCTTCCATCGTCTGGTGCGAGACGACGCCGGAGAGGCCGTCGGAGCAGATGAGGTAGCGGTCGCCGGCCCGGACCTCGCGGATGGAGAGGTCGGGTTCGACGTGGTCGCCACTGCCCAGGGCGCGCATCAGCAGGGAGCGCTGCGGGTGGGTGGTGGCCTCCTCCTCGGTGATCCGGCCCTCGTCCACCAGCCGCTGCACCCAGGTGTGGTCCTGGGTGATCTGGGTCAGGAGTCCGTCGCGCAGCAGGTACGCGCGGGAGTCGCCGACGTGCACCAGGCCGAGGCGCTGGCCCGTCCAGAGCAGGGCGGTGAGCGTGGTGCCCATGCCCTCCAGCTGGGGGTCCTCCTCGACCATGACGCGGAGCTGGTCGTTGGCACGCTGCACGGCGGTGCCGAGCGACGTGAGGATGTCCGAACCGGGGACGTCGTCGTCGAGCTGGACGAGCGTGGAGATCACCTCGGAGCTGGCGACCTCACCGGCGGCCTGGCCGCCCATGCCGTCGGCGATCGCGAGGAGGCGGGGACCGGCGTAGCCGGAGTCCTCGTTGCCCTCCCGGATCATGCCCTTGTGCGATCCGGCGGCGAAACGCAGGGACAGACTCATGCGCACCTCGCCCGTCGGTTCGGGGTACAGCCGGTCCTGTCGAGCCACACTGCCCACCCTCCGGTCGGGAACCGGGCCGCGTCCTTCGTCAGGACCGCCGCGGCTCGCTCGCTCCGCTCGCTCATTGTCGTACTACTTCCGCAGCTCGATGACGGTCTTGCCGATACGGATCGGCGCACCCAGCGGAACAGGCGTCGGGGTGGTGAGACGGGTCCGGTCGAGATACGTGCCGTTGGTGGACCCGAGATCCTCGACGATCCACTGGCCGTCCCGGTCGGGGTAGATCCTGGCATGCCGACTGGACGCGTAGTCGTCGTCCAGCACGATCGTTGAATCGTGGGCCCGGCCCAGCGTGATGGTCTGGCCCTGGAGCGCGACCGTGGTGCCCGTGAGGGAGCCTTCGGAGACGACCAGTTTGGTGGGTGCGCCGCGGCGCTGACGCGCCGGCTGCTGGCGTTGCTGCGGTGGTGCTGCCGCCTGTTGGCGGGCCTGCTGCGGACGCGTTTCGGTGCCCGTGCGGCGTGAGCCGCGCTGGGTGACGCGCGTTCCGAACAGATCGCTGCGGATGACCTGTACGGCCACGATCACGAACAGCCACAGAACGGCTAGGAAACCTAGCCGCATGACCGTCAGGGTCAGCTCTGACATTGCCCCCGCTTCACCCTTCGGCTTGCCGGTAAACGATGGTGGTACTGCCCACGACGATCCGCGAGCCGTCGCGGAGCGTAGCGCGGGTGGTGTGCTGCCCGTCCACCACGATGCCGTTGGTGGACCCGAGATCCTGGATCGTCGAGGGCGTTCCGGTCCGGATCTCACAGTGCCGGCGCGATACGCCGGGGTCGTCGATCCGCACGTCGGCTTCGGTGCTGCGTCCCAGCACCAGCGTCGGGCGGGAGATCTGATGGCGGGTGCCGTTGATTTCGATCCAGCGCCTGACCTGTGTCTCCGGCAGGGGGCCGGAGGGCACGGGCGGTCGGCGCCGGTCGCTCGCGGGGCCCGCCCCGCGTCCGCCCGCCGGCGGCGGGGCCGCGGGCATCGGAGGGGCTGCGGGGGGCGGGTAGCCGTAGCCGCCGGGGGGCTGCTGCCCCTGCGGGGCCGCGGGCCTGCCCGGTGCCTGGCGCTGGGCGCCGTAGGGGTCGGGGCGTCCGCCGTAGGGCTGGTCGGGCCTGCCCTGAGGTTCGGCGGGGTCCTGCTGCGACGTACTGGACGCGAGGGTGCGGCTGCGTACGCGGTAGAGGCCCGTGTCCAGGTCCTCGGCCTTCTCCAGGTGGACCTTGATCGGCCCCATGAAGGTGTAGCGCTGCTGCTTCGCGTAGTCCCGTACGAGTCCGGACAGCTCGTCGCCGAGCTGTCCGGAGTACGGGCTGAGCCGCTCGTAGTCGGGAGCGCTCAGTTCGACGATGAAGTCGTTGGGGACGACGGTCCGCTCGCGGTTCCAGATCGTCGCGTTGTTGTCGCACTCACGCTGGAGCGCACCCGCGATCTCGACCGGCTGGACCTCGGACTTGAAGACCTTGGCGAAGGTGCCGTTGACCAGACCTTCGAGACGCTGCTCGAAACGCTTCATGACTCCCATGGGGCACCTCCTCCGGTGTCATCGTCCCTGTACTGCTTACTGATCGTATCCACGCCCGGGGAAAACGGCTGGTTCCCCTTGTCTGCCCGGTGGACGAGTGTCCCCCCTCACACGGATCGTAGAGGTGGCCACATCACAGTGTCCCGCACACGGGGTGCACTCGGCAGGAGTGGGGAGAGGGTTCCGCGTTCCCGCTTCCCCTTCGGGAGTCCTCGAAACAACGGATGTGAATCCTCCCCGATCAGCGTGCTAATCTTCCGTTGTCGCCAGGGAGAAGCGCCAAAACGGCGGGACGAACTGGAAGTACCACTCTTGCGCGAGTGGCGGAACGGCAGACGCGCTGGCTTCAGGTGCCAGTGTCCTTAGGGACGTGGGGGTTCAAATCCCCCCTCGCGCACAACGAGTAGCTGGAAACAGCTGCTGGGTTGGTTCGACAGAACCCCCGCACCGGAGAGATCCGGTGCGGGGGTTCTTCGTTGTGTGCGGCGAGGTGTGGCGCGGTCGCCGGCGTGTGGTGGGCGGGACGCAGGGGGCGGGTGCGGTCGGGGTGCTGTGCCCTGTTTCACGTGAAACATCGAGGGGGGCTGTCTTCTCCCGCACCGGTTTCTCTTCTCCGGCACCGGTTTTACTCGCTCTTTGGCCTGTTCAGCGACTTGTCCACAGTCTGGGGCGGTAGTTGTCCACAGGGGCCGACGGTCCAAGGTGAACGGCGGTACGGTCAGGGCCCATTGAGGGCGAACAGGACCGCTGGTGGGCGGGGGAGGCGGTTTCCATGAGTGCGATCGATGTGACGGCGGTCTCGGTTGTGGCGGCGGAGCCGGTGGTCGAGGTGGAGCCGGTGAGCGGGGCAGTGGCGACCGTGGCGGAGGTTCCGGTGGCCGGGGATCCGGCGCCGGCCGCGGCGGCCGGGGTGCCCGGGCCGCGCATTCCGGTCGTCCCGGGTTTCGCGCGGCGGACGGAGGAGTCGTCGCGCAAGGCCGCGGGCCGGGCGCTTCGGGAGCGGGTGGAGCGTGGCGCCCACGCGTCGCTGGTGCTTCCGGCGGGGCGGCCCGACGCGGTGCGGGCGGTCGAGGAGTCGAACAAGGGCCGGGTCGCCGGTCTGACCCCGATACGGGTGGGGCGGATGGCGGCCACCCCCTTCGCGTTCCTGCGCGGTGCGGCGGGACTGATGGCCCACGACCTCACGGGGACGCCCGTCACCGGGGTGGGCGCGCAGCTCTGTGGCGACGCGCACGCGGCCAACTTCGGTCTGTACGGCGATGCGCGCGGCAACCTCGTCATCGACCTCAACGACTTCGACGAGACGGTCTTCGGCCCCTGGGAGTGGGATCTCAAGCGGCTGGCCGCCTCCTTCGTGCTCGCGGGCCGGGCGGCCGGCGCCGACGAGGACACCTGCCGCAAGGGCGCGTACGACGCGGTGGGCGCGTACCGGCGGACCATGCGGCTGCTCGCCCGGCTGCCCGCGCTCGACGCCTGGAACGCCATCGCGGACGAGGCGCTCGTCTCGCACGCGGACGCGCGGGACCTCCTCGGGACGCTGGAGCGGGTATCGGAGAAGGCCCGGAAGAACACGAGCGCCCGGTTCGCGGCCCGGTCCACCGAGGAGTCGGAGGAAGGCGGGCGCCGGTTCGTGGACGCCCGGCCGGTGCTGCGCCGGGTCCCGGACGCGGAGGCGGCGGCGGTCGCGGCGGGTCTGGGCGGCTATCTGGAGACCCTCCCGGAGGACCGGGTGCCGCTGCTCGCCCGCCATGCCATCCACGACGTGGCGTTCCGGGTGGTCGGGACGGGCAGCGTGGGGACCCGTTCGTACGTGGTGCTGCTGCTGGACCACCGGGGGGAGCCGCTGGTGCTCCAGGTGAAGGAGGCCCGGCCGTCGGCGTTGACGCCCCATCTGCCGGCCGTCGGTTTCGACGTTCCGGTGGTGGAGCACGAGGGGCGCAGGGTGGTACTCGGGCAGAAGCGGATGCAGGTCGTCAGCGACCATCTGCTCGGCTGGGCCGAGGTCGAGGGCCGGCCCTACCAGGTGAGGCAGTTCCGGAACCGCAAGGGCAGCGTCGATCCGGCGGCACTCGCCCCGGACGAGGTGGACGACTACGCGCGGATGACCGGGGCGCTGCTCGCGCGGGCCCACGCGCACAGCGCCGATCCGCGCCTGATCGCCGGGTACTGCGGCAAGAACGAGGAGCTGGAGGAGGCGGTGGCGGACTTCGCCGTGACGTACGCGGACCGGACCGAGGCGGACCACGCCGAACTCCTCAGGGCGATCAGGTCCGGCCGCATAGCGGCCGAGCTGGGGGTCTGAGCGTGGGAGCGGCCCCCGCCGGGTCCTCGCCCCACCCGCCGGGGCCATACGCTGGACGGGTGACCGACGAAGCCGCCGGGGTGGACACCACCCGGAACGACGATGACCGGCAGAGCCCCGACCAGGTCCAGGACCTGGGGAGTCCGGGCGGCGAACCCACCGCGGAAGGGGAAGCGTCCGATGCGGGGCCTTCCGGAACGCCTTCTGCGGCTCCTGCCGGAACGACTGCCGGAACCTCTTCCGGAACGCACTCCGAGACCTGTCCCGGAACTCCTTCCGGGGCTTCCGAAGCTTCCTCCGGGGAGGACGCGGTGTCCGGCGCGGAGGAGACCGCCACGCGGCCGGAGGCACGGCTCGCCAAGGCCGTTCAGGCGGCCGAGCAGGCGCTGATCGAGTTCGAGATCGCGGTGGAGACCTTCCGGGTCGAGGTGGAGAACTTCTCCCGGCTGCACCACCAGAAGCTCGGTCCGATGTACGCCCGCCTCGACGAGCTGGACGCGCTCATCGCGGAGGCCACGGCCGCCCGCACCGGTGACCCGGAGGACGCTCGCAAGGCCCGGGAGAAGCGTGCCGCCGTCATGCCGATGCCGGGGGTGGAGGAGCTGTTCCACGGCTGGATGGATTCGGACGGGCTCTACCCCGAGGCCGTCGCCATGCTCACCGAGCAGACGGTTCAGCCGCCGAAGCGGGTTCGGCCCAGCGACGAGGCCCGCAAGCTCTACCGCGAGCTGGCCCGCAAGGCCCACCCCGACCTGGCGCGGGACGAGGCCGACCGGCAGCGGCGGGACGAGTTCATCGCCCGGGTCAACGCGGCGTACGGCCGGGGCGACGTGCCGTTGATGCGGGAGCTCGCCGACGAGTGGGCGGCGGACCCGGTGCGCCCGCCGGTGCTGCTGAGCGAGAGCGAGGAGCTCTACGCCCGGCTGGAGTGGCTCAGCCGGCGCAAGGAACTGCTGACGGTGCTGGCACAGGAGCTGGAGCAGAGCGCGATCGGCTCGATGCTGCGGATGGCGCCGGACGACCCGGACCAGCTGCTGGTGGACATCGCCGACCAGTTGCTGGGCGAGGTGTCCCGGCGGGAAGCGGAGCTCGCGGAGCTGGTGCAGTAGCGTTCCGGTACACGGTGTCGCGTATGCGGTATGCGCGTATGTACGAGAGAAGGCATGACCCATGAATTTCGCCCCGCTGCCCTCGGTGGACGTCGCTGCGGTGCCGTCGGACGGCTTCGTGCTCGACGTCCGTGAGAACGACGAGTGGGCTGCCGGTCATGTCGAGAGCGCCCTGCACATCCCGATGAGCGACTTCGTCGGCCGCTTCGGCGAGCTGACGGAGGCGGCCGAGGACGGCCGCCGCGTGCACGTGATGTGCCGCGTCGGCGGGCGGTCCGCACAGGTCACCCAGTACCTCGTCCAGCAGGGCATCGACGCGGTGAACATCGAGGGCGGCATGCTCGCCTGGGACGGCGCCGGCCGTCCGATGGTCGCGGACGGCGGCGCGTCGCCCTTCGTCCTCTGAGCCGGATCACAACCGACTGACGGCCGACGAGTGACGGCAGGGGCGGGTGGCACACTGCCGACCGCCCCTGCTGCCGTTCCCGCC from the Streptomyces sp. NBC_01335 genome contains:
- a CDS encoding FtsW/RodA/SpoVE family cell cycle protein, with the protein product MSVVTNTTTIGAIDAPSRRNTELMMMVFAIAISVFAYANVGLAIDGKLPSGMLGYGAGLVLLGGVAHLVVRKFAPYADPLLLPLATLLNGLGLVLIWRLDQSQRLIQRAKQMGFTYSPDAPKQLLYSAIGVAFFVAVLMVLKDHRVLQRYTYISMVVALVLLITPIFFPEVNGAKIWISLGPFSIQPGEFAKIFIAIFFSGYLMVKRDALALASRRFMGMYLPRGRDLGPILTIWALSILILVFETDLGTSLLFFGLFIVMLYVATERTSWIVFGLLMSAAGAVGVATFEPHVQQRVDAWLAPFSEKTMAQSDQIAQSLMSFGSGGTLGSGLGQGHSDLIMFAANADFILSTVGEELGLAGMMAVLLVYGLIVERGIRTALAARDPFGKLLAVGLSGAFAIQVFVVAGGVMGLIPLSGMTMPFLAYGGSSVLANWALIAILIRISDTARRPAPAPAPSPDAEMTQVVRP
- a CDS encoding class E sortase, whose product is MVTRTEHEARADEPAPPLAAEPVRRHVVAAAVSVFGELLITAGLVLGLFVVYSLWWTNVVADHEADKQSHAVRDGWKAATGPGALDMEGGIGFLHVPAMKNGEVLVRKGTDTSILNDGVAGYYTDPIAAALPSAARGNFTLAAHRDGHGAKFHNIDKVHTGDAIVFETQDTWYVYKVFKTLPETSKYNVDVLQQVPKEAGVTKPGRYITLTTCTPVYTSKYRYIVWGELQRTEKIDSDRTPPAELR
- the pknB gene encoding Stk1 family PASTA domain-containing Ser/Thr kinase, producing MEEPRRLGGRYELGSVLGRGGMAEVYLAHDTRLGRTVAVKTLRADLARDPSFQARFRREAQSAASLNHPAIVAVYDTGEDYVDGVSIPYIVMEYVDGSTLRELLHSGRRLLPERTLEMTVGILQALEYSHRAQIVHRDIKPANVMLTRTGQVKVMDFGIARAMGDSGMTMTQTAAVIGTAQYLSPEQAKGEQVDARSDLYSTGCLLYELLAVRPPFIGDSPVAVAYQHVREEPQPPSNFDPEITPEMDAIVLKALTKDPDYRYQSADEMRADIEACLDGRPVAAAAAMGAAGYGGYGGYDGGYGGDQPTTALRAADNAGGPQTSMMPPLNPDDGGYGYDDRPGRRRQNQKKSNTSTILLVLGGVLVLIGAILIGRYVFTDTKATGSVAVPNMVGSTVTEAQRLADNSELVLKVGDEKPCEDQEKGKICDQDPSNGELQKHDTVTVHVSSGAPKVEVPDVTEKSEDNARKALEDKGFTVKVETEESDATPDTVTKQSPEGGSEAEKESEVTITVAKEKLISMPDVSTSGRTFEQAQSQLNGLGFTNVSQAETDSQSPAGTVVEQSPAASTEQAKDVQIVLKVSKGPPQPEQVAVPEIRNQTLAAAKAVLAQSGLQLGSVDGSSDDNAMVFNADPGPGQMVDKGSAVNVKTLGGGGNGPGGNGLFG
- a CDS encoding peptidoglycan D,D-transpeptidase FtsI family protein produces the protein MNKPLRRIAIFCGVLILALLVRTNYLQYVRADELNSRDENRRVRIERYAHERGDIIVDGKAITGSVETDGSDFKYKRVWKDGPMWAPVTGYSSQAFDSTQLENLEDGILTGNDDQLFFNRTLSMFTGDQKKGGNVVTTLNGAAQKAAFEGLGDQKGAAVALDPETGAILALASTPSYDPSVFAGNSEKDSEARAKLLADKDQPMLNRALRETYPPGSTFKVVTAAAALENGLYDNIDDPTKSPLPWVLPGTTLPLKNEGNIPCENASLREALRWSCNSVFGKVSADLGNKKMIEEADKFGFNQEIFTPVRADKSVFPEDIPSQSAMAGIGQASNRATPLQMAMVASAIANDGKLMQPYMVASRQAPNTDTIDTAEPKEMSRPVSAENAQKIQQMMETVVEKGTGTTAKIDGVTVGGKTGTAENGLNNSKKPYAWFISYAKTDKGTPVAVAVVVADSKANRENISGGGLAAPIAKAIMKAVIDSK